The following proteins are encoded in a genomic region of Larus michahellis chromosome W unlocalized genomic scaffold, bLarMic1.1 SUPER_W_unloc_1, whole genome shotgun sequence:
- the LOC141736705 gene encoding olfactory receptor 5B21-like, with protein sequence MTDSPIRAEALPDLLLTNKDELIRDVKTGGSLDYSDQTLVEFTVLRDMGLVKSRVRTLNFKTADGTPWETALRDKGRGLEVTRSGQILSPNPRWDDGRTQEKQLEVLRIIFAKIVTEEAPLLLSFGGRIPMEVSTMLECLTQEHSHQGRDLPSKRTGAGLEMAAWVNWESRSSDGFVVMQQDQDQDRSTDEQIRIRFNEEIKEKHHSMDGGQWVNGTPPVEFLLLGMSDDPSLQTLPFILSLVIYTVTVFGNILIVVLVMADQHLRTPMYFFLDNLSSLEICYSSTILSRLLASFLTGDKTISAHGCMAQFYFFSSSAGTECYLLAAMPYDRYLAICQPLLYASHMTWKVSLQLAAASWLGGLLLFAVLIFLLFQLKFYSPKAIDHFCDFTLLMELSCSDTNVLTGAALIFVFLDAVFPFLFTLASYVFIIAAILRIPSHQGRQKAFSTCSSHLTVVTLFYGTLIIVYMLPRTTPPRQLNKVFSFFYTVLTPLINALISSLRNREVREALWKVLRKAKACTQNSWREGDSRNKPLASLSQGQVLNTGRTSRSVCHCAYLKLAQG encoded by the exons ATGACAGACAGTCCCATCAGAGCAGAAGCATTACCGGACCTGTTGCTTACCAACAAAGATGAACTAATTAGAGATGTCAAGACTGGTGGCAGCCTGGACTACAGTGATCAAACCCTGGTGGAATTCACAGTCTTGAGGGATATGGGCTTGGTGAAGAGCagagtcaggaccctgaattttaagaCAGCagatgggaccccctgggaaactgccctcagggacaaaggAA GAGGTTTGGAAGTCACTCGTTCAGGCCAAATCCTCAGTCCAAATCCAAGATGGGACGATGGGCGAACCCAAGAAAAGCAACTTGAGGTGCTGAGGATCATCTTTGCAAAGATAGTTACAGAAGAAGCACCTCTTCTCCTCAGCTTTGGTGGAAGGATCCCCATGGAGGTGTCAACCATGCTCGAGTGCCTTA CACAGGAGCACAGCCACCAGGGCAGGGATCTACCTAGCAAGAGGACTGGGGCAGGCCTGGAGATGGCGGCCTGGGTCAACTGGGAGTCCAGATCATCAGATGGCTTTGTGGTGATGCAGCAGGATCAAGATCAAGACAGGAGCACAGATGAGCAAATCAGGATTAGATTCAATGAGG aaataaaagagaaacaccaCAGCATGGATGGAGGGCAGTGGGTCAATGGGACACCACCAGTGGAGTTCCTGCTGCTGGGAATGAGTGATGATCCCTCTCTCCAGACACTGCCCTTCATCCTTTCACTTGTCATCTACACTGTGACTGTCTTTGGGAACATCCTCATTGTTGTGCTGGTGATGGCAGATCAGCATCTGcgcacccccatgtacttcttcctggACAATCTGTCCTCCTTGGAGATCTGCTACAGCTCCACCATCTTGTCCCGGCTGCTGGCCAGCTTCCTGACTGGGGACAAGACCATCTCTGCTCATGGCTGTATGGCtcagttctactttttttccagttctgctggtACTGAGTGTTACCTGCTGGCAGCCATGCCCTATGATCGGTACTTGGCCATCTGCCAGCCCTTACTCTATGCAAGCCACATGACCTGGAAGGTGAGTCTCCAGTTGGCAGCTGCGTCTTGGCTGGGGGGATTGCTGCTGTTTGCAGTACTCATCTTCCTCTTATTTCAGTTGAAGTTCTACAGCCCCAAGGCAATTGACCACTTCTGTGATTTTACTCTGTTgatggagctctcctgcagtgacaccaacGTGCTTACAGGGGCCGCTTTAATCTTTGTCTTCTTGGATGCAGTattcccttttctgttcacactGGCCTCCTATGTGTTTATCATAGCTGCCATCCTGAGGATCCCGTCCCATCAGGGCAGGCAAAAAGCCTTCTCCACCTGTTCCTCTCACCTTACTGTCGTCACTCTCTTCTATGGCACTCTTATCATTGTCTACATGCTGCCCAGGACAACTCCACCGAGGCAGCTCAACAAAGTATTCTCCTTTTTCTACACTGTCCTCACCCCCCTGATTAATGCCCTCATCTCCAGTTTGAGGAACAGGGAGGTCAGGGAGGCCCTCTGGAAGGTGCTCAGGAAAGCAAAGGCCTGCACCCAGAACTCCTGGCGTGAGGGTGACAGTAGGAACAAACCACTTGCAAGTCTTTCACAAGGGCAAGTGCTGAATACTGGGCGCACCTCCAGAAGTGTGTGCCACTGCGCCTACTTGAAACTAGCGCAGGGGTGA